The genome window tagccCTAGTTTGTGGATTGAAAAGCGACATACATTAATTCATATTAGTGTCCATGAACAAATGTGAAACAATTCAGCTACACAAAAAAAAGACATTTCTCATTGGTTGTTTGGGGGATGCACAACTCTGGTTTCTTGAGAGTTAAAGGATGAAAGAGGGGTTCGCAAGGCCAGTTGTGCATCATTGTTGAGTTGTGCATCATTTCAGTTAGACGATTTAGAGGTTAGTTATTACAGTATATTATGCCTTTCATCGAGCCATACTGTATCCTTTCACCTCTCTTAACTGTTCTTCTATGTCAATAGTTCAGGATTGGACTGTGAAAGGCCAAATTGAATGGCAAGGCTTCATTAAGCTTTGACATCCCAACTGATGCAGAAGTTTAATTGTTACCAGTATCCTTCTTTAATCATACTGTTGTCAAAACTGATTTGTTTTTTCCCAgaataagtttttttttttttttatccttctACTGCAGTGAAGAGTATTTAAATGTATATCCAGTTATTCATAGTTTTTTTGTTCAAAATTATAACCTACGGAGAACAAGAAAGTAATTTTTGACTTGTCCCGGAATGCTTCGCCCcagtattgtattgtgttttgtcaTTATTAGATTGCAAATAACATAAATTCTGGCTGGTTGATTATGTGATGAAATTATCAATGAGAATGGTTGATTATGTTACAGTAGTCCTGTGCTATTGTAAAATAAAAAGGCAGAGCTGACCTGGACAACTATGGATTGAATTGGTTGGGTTGGAAGGGAAACCTGGCTTCTACCTGTCTCCAcactggtggtggtgatgacgacGCCGCTTTGGGTACTGACAGGTAGTGTTGGCGGCACGGGGGTGGTGGTCACCTCCAGTGGCAAGGTGGTCATCACCGGTTGCAATGTAGTCACTGATGGTAGAGTTGGAACTGTGGTGGGTAGGTACACCACAGGGGTCGTTGGCACTGTAGTAGGTTTAGGCTGTACCAGAGGTAAAATTTGTGGACATTTACCTTTGAATTTGTGGTGGTGGCTCACTGGTGGGAAAAAAACTTTAAACAGGTGGTGGTGAACTACTGGAGGTGACAGGTCTTGGTATAGGTTGTACACCACCGGTGGCGCTCGCCCTTTGAATCTGTGTTGGTAAGGTCTTAAGGGGACAGAGGGTCTGGGGTAAGCCACGGGTGGAGATAGAGGGCCAGGTTGTTGGTAAACCACGGGCAGGTGGATCCCTGGTggctggtggtggtagtgatagcCTCTATGCCTGTATGCACTGGCGTGAACTAGGGGCcaccagaggaggagaggaggagcggtAGAGCAAATTAGTTAGTCAGCAAATGGGAAAGCTGTGAGTCTTTATGAATGATAGTTATGGTTTCAATGCGAGTTTGTATAAATTATAGTTATGGGTGTGTTGATGTGAGAATGAACTCCGCTTGCTTTAAGAGTTAGCATGAGAATACTGATTAGTTGTTGAAGCATGAGTGACATTTGAGCTGGTAGCCGCTTGGCTCGTTTCAAACAAGCATAGAGGAATATCGCACTtataaaatgttataaattgtaaATTACTTACATATGCATTTAGTCTTGTAGCACATATAGATTTGACAAATATGTCTGTCTTATAAATTTGGATGTCAGTGTTTAGCCAATAAAGCAAAATCAAGTATAATTTGTCAATTTTTAAATTGTAAGTAAAAAAAAAGTCGATGTAAATCTATAATGAGTTATTGCCCTGTTGAACTGCATGCACATGGAATGCATATGTCCAAGTACCTTAGTACATGTATTAGCATTTCCACATAGcagactagggttgcaaaattctggtaaatTTCCCAAAAGGAATCTCCAACCAGGATTTTTGGAAAACCAGGTtaaaagttactggaattttgcaaacCTATAGCAGACCGAATTATCTACAATACAAGGAGTGGCTATAATAAAACCAATTGTTCCGTGCACATTTTACGCGATTTTTACGCACGGACACTTGGTTGGTTCCCAATGAGGAGAAGCATGAAATTATCGGattaatctctcgtggacagactacGAGTAGTTGGCACGAGATTTTGATCGGATTAGACAAATAATTGAATTCAAGATGCGCTTTTCAATTTTGGCGGAAAATGTACTTGGCAAAACAATCAAGTGATATTCAGTGTGTATGTATCATGACACAAAACACAAATACAAATAGAAAGGTGTACCGACACCTTTCTCTGAAAACCTACCTGAAGGAGCGAGCGTCCGCAGCGGTGGAAGGGCAATATTTCTATGTTGTGCATAACTTTGAGCAGTAACCTGCTGTGGATCGAATCCATTCAAACGGTACGTTCCGTATACATCAGACACAAAGAGGAAAAGGCAGTAGACGAGACTCCCGAATAAAGACTTCATTGTACCAATGTGTTCTTCTCACGTCCGTTAAAGTTCTTGCTGGCTTACCCAGTCCGCACAAATGTCTGAAACTCAAATGTTTAGGAGAGGGACTTGGAGGGCCAATTTGAAGACCACTGACCAAAGCACGTGTGTAATTATTGTCCAATCCAGATGCAAGACGGAAAAGAGCGCATTTTCCCCCTCCCCAAACCAAACACCATTTTGGAAGGGTCAGTGATGTGCAGGATCCTTGAATGTCCCTACCCCCATTTCAATTGAATTGTTTTCAGGAG of Salvelinus namaycush isolate Seneca chromosome 29, SaNama_1.0, whole genome shotgun sequence contains these proteins:
- the matn3a gene encoding matrilin-3a isoform X4, which encodes MKSLFGSLVYCLFLFVSDVYGTYRLNGFDPQQVTAQSYAQHRNIALPPLRTLAPSVHASAYRHRGYHYHHQPPGIHLPVVYQQPGPLSPPVAYPRPSVPLRPYQHRFKGRAPPVVYNLYQDLSPPVVHHHLFKVFFPPVSHHHKFKGKCPQILPLVQPKPTTVPTTPVVYLPTTVPTLPSVTTLQPVMTTLPLEVTTTPVPPTLPVSTQSGVVITTTSVETGVDPCAMGHDCEHICVSSNASHHCKCRKGYILNLDQKTCTLKQMKVVVVEDPCKCEARLAFQMQTQAALQEITARLADMTGRVEQIENILGPV
- the matn3a gene encoding matrilin-3a isoform X2: MKSLFGSLVYCLFLFVSDVYGTYRLNGFDPQQVTAQSYAQHRNIALPPLRTLAPSVHASAYRHRGYHYHHQPPGIHLPVVYQQPGPLSPPVAYPRPSVPLRPYQHRFKGRAPPVVYNLYQDLSPPVVHHHLFKVFFPPVSHHHKFKGKCPQILPLVQPKPTTVPTTPVVYLPTTVPTLPSVTTLQPVMTTLPLEVTTTPVPPTLPVSTQSGVVITTTSVETATDNSCRSRPLDLVFIIDSSRSVRPGEFEKVKIFLADMVDTLDVGPEATRVAVVNYASTVKIEFLLKAHLNKPNMKQAITRIEPLAAGTMTGLAIKSAMTEAFTEESGARPKSKNIAKVAIIVTDGRPQDQVEEVSAAARGSGIEIYAVGVDRADMTSLRLMASNPLEDHVFYVETYGVIEKLTSKFRETLCGMTEQGGGGGD